One part of the Microtus ochrogaster isolate Prairie Vole_2 chromosome 16, MicOch1.0, whole genome shotgun sequence genome encodes these proteins:
- the Jcad gene encoding junctional protein associated with coronary artery disease, producing MYSVEDLLISHGYKPARDVSAPREDKSEGCRPTRTRTRADQHLLNGYEDGPTAHAHSRTSLGTGNVRSSESRSSKPRGHGERQSTSASRAPEAGFLNQPSLACSSQPRIGSDHTYRSRGRQEGSRDREDVEIRAMAQAHSLPIHVRESPWEVAGRTEHVMRKAVWEEELRMPAPAKWQNVCPETWQQPRKLGRQVSDGEREKMFRDLYQFVQGDHMPISQSKKKSQSLPRVLSPESLIFTEIPVPLRDGHLAGIPKAPPYPPSCLPPLEPTKNLEKSSSSGPFPRPKFGKPLKTQCHRSQPQPKGEDGFQDPQHREPRGSYPTRSKDSRLEPGMLDTGLEPPVYVPPPSYKSPPQHIPNPYLEDPVPRHLSSSQSQQHQPPEKAEARCPLPSGSLAARNLYSATPGSPPQGRPPHPYVATQGASVQYIPFDDPRIRHIKLAQPPELYEGAKLDDRPYSSHLAAQEPAPLSVSEQSSAFARSSLRWLHGHVPMDAEHGGFPSQAEERVMRELGADVRDSPAESHASSPQPQSEGTCKTYTKLRKFETGIQTKKSSKKKTNATIFCLVSVPVKSESLLPDTDTNNNDLKLGADKTHRLCQGVALEEQSLLSMSSTDLELQALMGNMAWRRTSPRQGMGEPDDLSQTDDLRILHLTKPSQLQPPGSWPGYQCRDQQTQTSFPEDTKSSLLPLAIKPGEPSNAALTPTCPEPTASEVHVHAASASRDQNQKPSGPHLRGQMSLSPSQNSAFSRTSSASNQASVPKGASGQPSRASPAPKPEVVKGEPTAGQCNSTQLFGQFLLKPVSRRPWDLISQLESFNKELQEEEESHGASGGSSNEGSEAEQPQDSADSRAKTWSRETSQEKRTEPQPAAPALEAGFQAESWREEPEPGSPSTHPQSLGQSQEEDSRGVLVQWADESLVAEQRSREVPNGVCERDISVGPLNRIAPSDTETAPFFYVAELTKVSDALGSVQLDRGTPPKVDTGEERDMEVLLPLADKYRGLSTPDLWSLGLPLGQEQRVSKPEPLSMESTVEVFPSESLQERAERILGIEVAVESLLPGAGRGGQRQLPEHGASACSPESSREDSSPNLAPSGGSSVSTDAFYGRRKCGWTESPLFVGERAPQASVCSDVDGFPGSHATSPEPEKKDEEAKAPFKSTLFHFMEKTAGAVGSEKRLRSPSKVIESLQEKLGSPPRRADTDRLVRMREISSLSRMRCLSSRSADSTEEPDHLKATKSHVSQGVIPQEENGHPEVLRKKLSDEDLRCADSYDPSRVERV from the exons ATGTACAGTGTGGAAGATCTCCTGATTTCTCATGGATACAAGCCAGCCCGAGATGTCTCAGCACCGCGTGAGGACAAATCAGAGGGATGCCGGCCGACGAGGACAAGAACCCGAGCTGACCAGCACCTGTTGAATGGATATGAGGATGGCCCTACAGCCCATGCCCACAGTAGGACATCCCTGGGGACAGGGAATGTGAGGAGCTCTGAGAGCCGCAGCAGCAAGCCAAGAGGCCACGGGGAGCGCCAGAGCACTTCTGCTTCCAGAGCTCCTGAGGCAGG gtttttaaaTCAACCCTCTTTAGCATGCTCCTCTCAGCCCCGTATTGGTAGCGACCACACCTacaggagcagaggaaggcaggagggttCCAGGGACCGAGAAGACGTGGAAATCAGAGCAATGGCTCAGGCTCACAGTCTACCCATCCATGTGAGAGAGAGTCCATGGGAAGTCGCAGGAAGGACAGAGCATGTGATGAGAAAAGCCGTTTGGGAAGAAGAGCTACGGATGCCAGCTCCTGCCAAGTGGCAGAATGTGTGCCCAGAAACCTGGCAGCAGCCAAGGAAGTTAGGGAGGCAAGTGTCTgatggtgagagagagaaaatgttccGGGATCTGTACCAGTTCGTTCAAGGAGACCACATGCCCATATCtcagagcaaaaaaaaatcccagtcaTTACCTCGAGTTCTTTCTCCTGAGAGCCTGATTTTCACAGAAATTCCTGTTCCGCTGCGTGATGGGCACTTAGCAGGTATCCCCAAAGCGCCACCATACCCTCCCAGCTGCCTACCACCTTTGGAACCCACAAAGAACCTTGAGAAGTCTAGTTCTTCAGGCCCTTTTCCTAGGCCTAAGTTCGGGAAACCCCTTAAGACCCAGTGTCACCGCTCTCAGCCACAGCCCAAGGGAGAAGATGGATTTCAGGACCCCCAGCACAGGGAGCCACGTGGCTCCTACCCAACAAGAAGTAAGGATTCCAGGCTTGAGCCGGGTATGCTGGATACTGGCTTGGAGCCTCCAGTGTATGTGCCTCCACCTTCATACAAGTCACCCCCCCAGCACATTCCCAACCCCTACCTTGAAGATCCTGTGCCCAGGCATCTGAGCAGCAGCCAGAGTCAACAGCATCAACCGCCTGAGAAGGCTGAGGCCAGATGTCCACTTCCTTCTGGCTCCCTTGCAGCTAGGAACCTCTACAGTGCCACGCCTGGCTCTCCCCCTCAAGGTCGTCCTCCACACCCCTATGTTGCCACCCAAGGGGCTTCTGTTCAGTACATCCCATTTGACGACCCGCGCATCCGACACATCAAGCTCGCTCAGCCCCCGGAACTCTACGAGGGGGCGAAGCTTGACGACAGACCCTACAGCTCTCACCTTGCTGCCCAGGAGCCAGCACCCCTGTCAGTCAGCGAGCAGAGCTCAGCCTTTGCCCGTTCCAGTCTGCGGTGGCTGCATGGCCATGTCCCCATGGACGCTGAACATGGAGGTTTCCCCAGCCAAGCAGAAGAGCGTGTCATGAGAGAACTAGGGGCTGATGTAAGAGACAGTCCGGCAGAAAGTCATGCCTCCTCCCCACAGCCACAGAGTGAGGGTACCTGCAAAACCTACACTAAGCTTAGAAAGTTTGAAACTGGAATTCAGACCAAGAAAAgttcaaagaagaaaaccaacgcaaccatattttgtttggtttctgtccCAGTTAAATCTGAGTCACTTCTGCCAGATACGGATACGAACAACAATGACTTGAAACTGGGGGCCGATAAGACGCATAGACTGTGTCAGGGTGTAGCCCTGGAAGAGCAGAGTCTGCTGAGTATGTCTTCCACTGACCTGGAGCTGCAAGCCCTCATGGGAAACATGGCTTGGAGAAGAACATCCCCAAGGCAAGGTATGGGGGAGCCAGACGACTTGAGTCAAACTGATGACCTCAGAATCCTCCACCTCACCAAACCCAGCCAGCTCCAGCCTCCTGGCTCATGGCCAGGCTACCAGTGCAGAGATCAGCAGACCCAAACCAGTTTCCCTGAAGACACCAAGAGCTCACTTCTCCCCCTTGCCATAAAACCGGGAGAGCCCAGCAATGCAGCCCTGACCCCAACATGCCCAGAGCCCACTGCTTCCGAAGTACATGTGCATGCAGCCTCAGCATCTAGAGACCAAAATCAGAAGCCCAGTGGACCTCACCTCCGAGGCCAGATGTCCCTCAGCCCATCTCAAAACAGTGCTTTCTCAAGGACTTCCTCAGCCTCAAACCAGGCATCTGTGCCAAAAGGGGCCTCTGGTCAGCCTTCTAGGGCCAGCCCTGCACCCAAGCCAGAGGTGGTAAAGGGGGAGCCTACAGCAGGCCAGTGCAACAGCACACAGCTCTTTGGTCAGTTTCTCTTGAAACCAGTTAGCCGCAGGCCCTGGGATCTGATAAGTCAGTTAGAAAGCTTTAACAAGGAGcttcaggaagaggaagaaagccatGGTGCTAGCGGTGGGAGCAGTAATGAGGGCAGCGAGGCCGAACAGCCCCAGGATAGTGCTGACTCCAGAGCCAAGACCTGGAGCCGTGAAACCAGccaggaaaagagaacagagcCGCAGCCTGCAGCACCAGCGCTCGAGGCAGGGTTCCaggcagagagctggagagaggaaccAGAACCTGGCTCCCCAAGTACCCATCCTCAGTCCCTGGGCCAGTCACAGGAGGAAGACAGCAGAGGCGTGCTTGTCCAGTGGGCGGATGAAAGCCTGGTTGCAGAGCAGCGAAGCCGGGAGGTTCCGAATGGGGTATGTGAGCGGGACATTAGCGTGGGTCCTCTAAACAGGATAGCTCCCAGTGACACAGAAACAGCCCCCTTTTTCTATGTGGCAGAACTCACCAAAGTCAGTGATGCTTTAGGGTCCGTGCAGCTGGACAGAGGGACCCCTCCAAAGGTGGATACTGGTGAGGAAAGAGACAtggaggtcctcctgcctctcgCTGACAAGTACCGAGGCCTCTCAACCCCAGACTTGTGGTCTTTGGGGCTCCCACTGGGACAAGAGCAGAGGGTCTCCAAACCAGAACCTCTGAGTATGGAGAGTACAGTGGAAGTCTTCCCAAGTGAGTCTCTgcaggagagggcagagaggaTCCTGGGCATTGAAGTAGCTGTGGAGTCCCTCCTGCCAGGTGCTGGGAGAGGAGGACAGAGGCAGCTCCCTGAGCATGGTGCAAGTGCCTGCAGCCCAGAGTCGTCCAGAGAGGACTCATCTCCCAACTTGGCACCATCCGGGGGCTCCTCCGTGAGCACTGACGCCTTCTATGGCAGGAGAAAGTGTGGCTGGACTGAGAGCCCCCTCTTTGTAGGGGAAAGGGCCCCCCAGGCTTCTGTGTGCTCAGATGTAGATGGGTTCCCGGGAAGCCATGCCACCAGTCCTGAGCCTGAGAAAAAGGACGAGGAGGCAAAGGCACCCTTCAAGTCCACTCTGTTCCATTTCATGGAGAAGACTGCAGGCGCGGTAGGCTCCGAAAAGAGGCTCCGAAGCCCTTCCAAAGTTATCGAGAGTTTGCAGGAGAAACTGGGGTCGCCCCCAAGGAGGGCAGACACAGATCGCTTGGTGAGAATGAGGGAGATCAGCTCCTTGTCTCGGATGAGATGTCTGAGCTCCAGGAGTGCGGACTCCACGGAGGAGCCTGACCACCTAAAGGCCACCAAGAGTCATGTCTCTCAGGGTGTCATCCCGCAAGAAGAAAATGGGCATCCGGAAGTGCTAAGGAAGAAGCTGTCTGATGAGGACTTGCGGTGTGCAG ATTCGTATGATCCTAGCCGAGTGGAGAGGGTGTGA